DNA sequence from the Flavobacterium lipolyticum genome:
TATTTGCCGTTGGACCTGCCGGAACCGGAAAAACGTACACGGGTGTTGCAATGGCGGTAAAAGCGCTTAAAGACAAGGAAGTAAAAAGGATCATATTGACGCGACCGGCAGTAGAAGCAGGGGAAAACCTGGGATTTTTACCCGGCGATATGAAAGAAAAATTGGATCCTTATATGCAGCCTCTTTATGATGCGTTGCGCGACATGCTTCCCAACGAAAAACTCGAAGACTACATTTTGAAAGGAATTATTCAGATTGCACCATTAGCCTTTATGCGTGGGCGCACACTTGATAATGCTTTTGTAATTCTGGATGAGGCACAGAACACCACACATTCACAAATGAAAATGTTCCTGACCCGTATGGGGAAAAATGCTAAATTTATGATTACAGGTGATCCCGGACAGGTCGATTTGCCACGCAGAACTATTTCCGGTCTGAAGGAAGCACTTTTGGTACTGAAAGACATTGAAGGTATCGGAATTATTTATCTCGATGATAAAGATATTGTA
Encoded proteins:
- a CDS encoding PhoH family protein, with amino-acid sequence MNERIIELIDIAPKDFWGAQDTHLEIIKKYYPKLKIVARGTTLKAFGEKEVLDEFEKRFQRLMLHFTRYNNIDDNVIERVIMSDGQDEKKAYDHDKILVHGVGGKIIKAMTPNQQLLVDTIKKNDMVFAVGPAGTGKTYTGVAMAVKALKDKEVKRIILTRPAVEAGENLGFLPGDMKEKLDPYMQPLYDALRDMLPNEKLEDYILKGIIQIAPLAFMRGRTLDNAFVILDEAQNTTHSQMKMFLTRMGKNAKFMITGDPGQVDLPRRTISGLKEALLVLKDIEGIGIIYLDDKDIVRHRLVKKVIDAYKQIENHD